The DNA segment TTGAAGCGGGGCAGTTTGTGATACGGATTCCGTCTGTTTCGTGCAGGAATCGGGACAGCGCCGATCCCTCCACTCCACGCCCGGAACCCGTCCTTCTCCTTCTCGCATCCGCTCGGATTTCATCGTTCCTGCAAACGATTCAATCGGAGTCTGTATGAGTACCCTCAAGCCTAATAAGGTCCTTCGCAAGAAAGTCACGCGCCGCCGGGTGCTGATCGGGCTGGGCACCACGGCGGGCGTGCTGGTGGTGGGCGTGCCGCTGGCGATCAACGCGGGCCGCCCTGCGCTGGTGGAATATGTCGTGGAAAACGGCACCGGGCCGCAGGAAGCGCCATTCAATCCAGACCTGTGGTTCGAGGTCACGGCCACGGGCATCACCTTCTACGTCCCCAAGATGGAGATGGGCCAGGGCATCCACACCGCGCTGGCGCAGATCGCCGCTGAGGAACTGGAGGTCAAGCCCGAGCAACTGACCGTGAAGCAGGCCGATACGGTGCGCGGGTACGCGGGCGGGACGATGTTCACCTTCGGCTCCAATTCGGTCAATGCGCTGTACACGCCGCTGCGCGAGGCTGCCGCCACGTTGCGGGAGCTGCTGCGTGCGGAGGCGGCGCGGCAACTGGGCGTACCCGCCAAAAACCTGACGGCGGCGGGCGGGCAGTTTTTCATCGCCGGGCGGCGCGACACACTGAGCTACGGCAAAGTCGTGGAGGGCAAGCAGGGCGAATGGACGCTGCCCGACAAGCCTGCCCGCCTCAAGGCCCGCAAGGATTTCAAGCGCATTGGCAAGGCCATGCCGCGTGTAGATTTTCGGGACAAGGTGATGGGTCTCAGCTCCTACGGTTACGACGCGCGGGTGGACGGCATGCTGTACGGCGCGGTGGCCCGCCCGCCCCGCTACGGCGCGACGCTGGCGGCGGCTTCGGCAGGAGGGGCGTCCGCTCAGCCCGGCGTGAGCAAGGTGGTGATTGACTTGAAGGCCAACTTCGCGGGCGTGGTGGCCGACAGCCGCACCCGTGTCCGCAACGCCGTGAAGAAACTCGATCTGCGCTGGGAGGGTGGCACAAACGTCAATCAGGCCGAGATCGACGCGCAGGTCAGGGCCGGGGCGGGCGTGGTGGTGCGCCGCCGGGGCAATGTCGGCGCGGCGCTGAAACAGGGAACGCAAATCGAGGCCGAGTACAGCACGCCGCTGGCCGCGCACGCGCATCTGGAACCGCTGGCGGCGCTGGCCCAGGTGGCACCGGGGACAAACGGCAAAATAGAAATCTGGACCGCCACCCAGTACCCGCAGAAGGTCATGGACGACATTCGCGCCGCACTCGGCAAGGACCGCGAGATTCTGCTCCATCCCATGCAACTGGGCGGCGGCTTCGGGCGCAAGGCGGGGCAGACCGCCGCCGTGGAGGCCGCGCGGCTGTCAGCGGCGTGCGGCAAACCAGTGCATGTCGGCTGGACTCGTGAGGAGGATTTGCAGCAGGCGTTCTTCCGCCCGCCGTCGCACCACATCCTGCGCGGCAGCGTCAGCAGCAGTGGGCGCATTCTGGGCGTCGAGCAGTTCACAGCCAGCGGCGACATCATCTGGCCCGCCAGCATGCCAGAGTTCGTGAAAGACACGATTGGCTTTGACCCAGGTGGAATTCTGGGGCTGTTCATGCCCTACGACATTCCGGCCTATCACGTCACCAATCGCCGCGAGGCGCTGCCCGTTCCCACGGGCTTCTGGCGCGGGCTGGGTGTGTTTCCCAATACATTTGCGGTGGAGAGTTTTACCGACGAATTGGCGCACGCCGCGAAGATGGACCCGCTGGACTTTCGCCTGAACAATCTGCCGGACACCGAGAACGGTCAACGGCTGCGTGCCGTGCTGGAGCAGGTGGCCATCCGCTCGGGCTGGCGTATGCCACCCCCCGCAGGCCGGGCGCGCGGGATTGCCTGCGGTCTGGACGTGAACACCGCCAGCGCGCAGGTGGCCGAGGTCTCGGTGGAAAACGGTCAGGTGCGCGTTCACCGCATGAGCGTTGCCGTCGATCCAGGCATGGTCATCAACCCACAGGGCGCGAAGATGCAGGCCGAGGGTTCGGTGGTCATGGGCCTGAGTTCCACCTTGCACGAAGTATTGACCGTCAAGGACGGCATGATCGAGTCGGCCAACTTCGACACCTACCCGCTGCTGACCCTGCGCGAGACGCCCCAGATCGACGTCGATCTGCTGGAAAGTGGCGACACGCCCTACGGCATGGGTGAACCGATCATCGGCCCGGTGGGCGCAGCGGTGGCGAACGCGGTGTTTGCGCTGACTGGAAAGCGGTTACGCGATCTCCCCCTGCGGCTCTGAATCCAATCCGGCCTATTCCCCCAGTAGCAGCTCCTCCAAAAGATAATGCAGGCGGGTCTGGGCGTTGTCTTGGCTGCCGTAGACACTCCTCAGCAACTCGCCGCCGGGGGCGAAGGCCAGCCAGTGCGGCGTGCCCTCGGTCTGCCACGCGCGGGCAAGATCGCCGGACACGTCTAGGGCGACGGGAAAGGGCAGGCGAGCGAAATCGCGGGCGAATTTGACCAGCGTCGGCTCCACCTCCTCGCGTGGCAGCAGACGGTGACCGTGACTGGTGTGGAGGGCCAGCAGATTGACCTGCTCTCCAAACTCCGCGTGCAGCCGCTTTAAAAAGGGAATGCCGCGTGAAACGCAACCCGCGCATTCCAGGTTGAAGGTCATCAGCAGCCCGGGGCGCGTCCAGTCGGCGGGCGGCGGCAGAGGTTCGCCATACACGAAATCAGCGGGTTCAGGCCAGTCCATGCAAAAGAGGGTAGCGTCCCCGCCGCCCGCCTTATCCTGTCCCTATGAAACGTGCCCTTCTGCTTGCCGTGGCCCTTGCTGCCTCTACCTTATCTGCCGCCGGGGCCACCACCGTTGCCGAAGTCAAGAAAAAAGGCGTGCTGGTGCTGGGCACCGATCCTACGTTTGCCCCGTTCGAGTTCAAGGACAAGACCGGGCAGATTACCGGCTTTGATGTCGATATCGCGCGGGCGGTGGCGAAAGACTTGGGCGTCAAACTCCAGATTCAGGCCGTGGGCTTCGGGGCGCTGATGCCGCAGTCGGTCACATCCGGGCGGGTGGATATAGCCATGAGCGCCATCACCATCACCGCCGAGCGGGCCAAAGTGGTGGCCTTCAGCAACCCGTATTACCGCAGTGCCCAGGTCTTTATTGTCAAGGGCGGCAACCCCGGCAAGTTCACTTGGCCCGCCGATGTCAAGGACACAGTCATAGGGGTGCAGGCCAACACCACTGGGCAGTATGTGGCCGACGACACGCTGAAGCCCAAGGGAGCGGCGCTGAAAGTCTACGACGACTTTGCGGCGGGGCTGGCCGACATCCGGGCCGGGCGGATCGCGGCCCTGATCGGCGACGCGCCCACCGTGACCGACCTGCAAAAGCGCCTGCCGGGGCAGTTTCAGCAGGCAGGCAAGGATCTGGCCGCCGAGGACTACGGCATGGTGTTTGCCAAAAACAGCGATCTGGCCGCCGCCGCCAACAAAACCCTGGCCCGGATGAAAGCAAACGGCGAGTATCAGAAACTGCTGGACAGGTGGATCGTGCAGAAGTAGGAGTTTTCAGGTGTCTGTAGGCAGAGGAGAGCGTCGTTGAGCTTTTTCAGCATCGCCCCAATTGAAGCCTTCGCTGGGCAGTGTCATCGGGCTGTCTGGCTCTGACCTGGACGCGTCCTCTGTTCAGTACAAAAAATCTGGAATCCATCTGAACGCAGACCGCGCGGAGATGGATTCCAGACCTTATGATCGTTGATTTCTGGTTGTGAATCAGTTCAGGCGGACGCTGTTGGTCAGGTTGCGGATCACGGCCTCGTTACGCGAGTAGTCCTTGACATTTCCGGCAATGGTGACCACCAGCATGCGGCCCCCGGCACTGGTGACCATCAGCTCCCGGCGCAGGTCGTCGGACTGACTTGGCGTGGTGAACACAAACTGCGCCCACGGCGAGCCGCCCATCTGTACCAGACTGGCCTTGAGGGTTTTGACATTGGGCACCTGTGCGCGGATCACGGCGGGAAACTGGGCCACCAGCTTTTCCACCTCGTTCGCCGCCAGTTTGCTGGTTCGCCACTCGAAGGCGACGCTGACCTTGCGGTCCTCGGTCATGAAGACGGCGTCCGGGCGACCCGCCGCCGAGGGGAAAGCCGCGCGAATTCCGGCCTGGTTCAGGGTCAGGAGTTTGGCGTTGGGTTCCACCGAGAGCGGCAGGCTGTCCAGCTTTACCGGCACAGCCTGGGCCTGGCCTGGAAGTAACAGACCCACCAGCAGGGTCACGGTCAGAAGAGGACGGATCATTTCGCTGTCAACCCTAACCTCCCCGCCCCAGCAGCTTATGAGCCGGCTGTGAGGAACGTGCGGCGGCGCGTTGCTGGTTCATCATTTTCTGCGGTCTGGAGGGCCATTTCGCATCTTCACAGGCGCATCCCCAGGCTGGCTGCATGTAGGCCGATTTCCCTGCCAAAGCCTTCAGGTAAGAGAGGCGCGAACTTTATTTCGCTGTCTGGCGCGTCTCTCTCTGGCTGTCGGTTTCGGCTGCCATCCGTCTCCGGGCAGTGATGCTGGGGGATCAGGATCGCTCTGGATTCTCGGCGGGTGATTCGTCTGTAGGGGGCGCGGCGGCGGACAGCCAGCCGTCGTGGCGGGCCAGAATCAGGCTGAAGCCCGGCCCACGCATCACGGTCAGGTCTTGCAGGGTCAGTGCCGGATGCCCGGGCAGCAGGGCCGTCCACTGGCCCCGGAAATCGCGGCGCAGGGTCACGGCCCGCGCGCCGAAGTGCAGGGTTAATGGGGGATCGTCGCGCAGTTCCACGCACAGGGCTGTGCCGTCTTCGGGCAGTTCCACCCGGCTATGCCGCAGGGCGCTGGGTGGAGTTTCCAGGTGATGCGCGGCCACGGTCAATGCCGCTGCCAGATGCCCGGTCAGGGGGCCGCCCAGGCCCAGGGGTCGCGCCGCATCGTGGACGGTCTGCTGGATGCCCGGCGTGCTTCTCCGGGCCAGCAGGCCACACAGGATCTCGGCCCCCTTGCGGGCGAAGTTATGCAGCGCGTCCGGGGCTGCCCCGGCATAGCTGGCCGCGCTGCTGGCCGATACCGAGTCCGTGTCGATCCGGCCCACGCGCAGCAGTTGAGCGGCGGCGCGGGTTAGGCGTAGCGCCGCATAGTCGTCGGCTGGGTCCAGCAGTAGCGCGATCACGCGGCCCAGCGAGGTCAGCCGGGTCAGGTCTTCCTGCGGACCGCTCTGGGCGCGCAGCAGCAGGTATGCCCCGCTCACGAATGCGCGCAGCCGAATCTGTGGCAGCTCCAGCGTCAGGCATCGTTCGGTGGCTTCAGCCCTGGGCCGCAGCAGCGCGATCTGTTCCCCGGCCTGGAGCTGCCACTGTGCCCCCAGCGGCTGCCAGCGGAAGTCGGTGCCGCGCCAGTGCGTGGTCTGGCCCCCTGGCAGGCAGATGACCAGTTCGCTGGCGGCGTCGTCCGGGGCATCCAGGGCAGTGCCCGGCTGGGCGGCGTACAGCACGCTGTGCTGGGGGACGCCGCCCAGGGTGGCCTGCGGGCCACTGTTCAGCAGCGGCTCCAGGCTGTGTGCCAGCGCCCGCGCGGCCTCGCGGATGGCCGGACGCTCACGCGGGTCCCTGGGGGCCGGATGCAGGGTTCGTAGCGCCTGGATCAGCGTGTTCCTGGCCTGCGGGGCCAGCGGCTCACGCCCGGCGGCCTCCAATCTGGCCTGCAAGACGTCCTCATCGGGGTGGCGCGGAAAGGGCACCTCATGCACCTGTGAGAGGGCCAGCTCCAGCCGTCCGCGTCCGTCCGGTTGCACCAGCAGGGCGACGACGGCCTCGGTCAGCACCTGCAAGACCTGGGGATTGTCCAGATCGGTCAGCGGGTCGCGCACGGCGGGCACCGGAAAGGACACCTGTCCGGCCAGCCCCGCCTGTCCCGCCCGTTCGGCGTTTTCCAGCGCGGTGTACAGGACCCGCAGGGTCAGCAGGCTGGGTTCACGTTGCCAGATGGGCAGGTAAGCGCGCAGGGTGGCGTGCGCCGCGTCGCCCCAGG comes from the Deinococcus sp. AJ005 genome and includes:
- a CDS encoding TlpA family protein disulfide reductase is translated as MDWPEPADFVYGEPLPPPADWTRPGLLMTFNLECAGCVSRGIPFLKRLHAEFGEQVNLLALHTSHGHRLLPREEVEPTLVKFARDFARLPFPVALDVSGDLARAWQTEGTPHWLAFAPGGELLRSVYGSQDNAQTRLHYLLEELLLGE
- a CDS encoding ABC transporter substrate-binding protein, which produces MKRALLLAVALAASTLSAAGATTVAEVKKKGVLVLGTDPTFAPFEFKDKTGQITGFDVDIARAVAKDLGVKLQIQAVGFGALMPQSVTSGRVDIAMSAITITAERAKVVAFSNPYYRSAQVFIVKGGNPGKFTWPADVKDTVIGVQANTTGQYVADDTLKPKGAALKVYDDFAAGLADIRAGRIAALIGDAPTVTDLQKRLPGQFQQAGKDLAAEDYGMVFAKNSDLAAAANKTLARMKANGEYQKLLDRWIVQK
- a CDS encoding molybdopterin cofactor-binding domain-containing protein, with amino-acid sequence MSTLKPNKVLRKKVTRRRVLIGLGTTAGVLVVGVPLAINAGRPALVEYVVENGTGPQEAPFNPDLWFEVTATGITFYVPKMEMGQGIHTALAQIAAEELEVKPEQLTVKQADTVRGYAGGTMFTFGSNSVNALYTPLREAAATLRELLRAEAARQLGVPAKNLTAAGGQFFIAGRRDTLSYGKVVEGKQGEWTLPDKPARLKARKDFKRIGKAMPRVDFRDKVMGLSSYGYDARVDGMLYGAVARPPRYGATLAAASAGGASAQPGVSKVVIDLKANFAGVVADSRTRVRNAVKKLDLRWEGGTNVNQAEIDAQVRAGAGVVVRRRGNVGAALKQGTQIEAEYSTPLAAHAHLEPLAALAQVAPGTNGKIEIWTATQYPQKVMDDIRAALGKDREILLHPMQLGGGFGRKAGQTAAVEAARLSAACGKPVHVGWTREEDLQQAFFRPPSHHILRGSVSSSGRILGVEQFTASGDIIWPASMPEFVKDTIGFDPGGILGLFMPYDIPAYHVTNRREALPVPTGFWRGLGVFPNTFAVESFTDELAHAAKMDPLDFRLNNLPDTENGQRLRAVLEQVAIRSGWRMPPPAGRARGIACGLDVNTASAQVAEVSVENGQVRVHRMSVAVDPGMVINPQGAKMQAEGSVVMGLSSTLHEVLTVKDGMIESANFDTYPLLTLRETPQIDVDLLESGDTPYGMGEPIIGPVGAAVANAVFALTGKRLRDLPLRL